In the Malania oleifera isolate guangnan ecotype guangnan chromosome 1, ASM2987363v1, whole genome shotgun sequence genome, one interval contains:
- the LOC131159273 gene encoding protein FEZ-like isoform X1, producing the protein MDEKTDVDYTDVLLPGFRFHPTDEELVGFYLRRKVQQRPLLIELIKQVDIYKYDPWDLPKELATTGEKEWYFYCQRDRKYRNSARPNRVTRAGFWKATGTDRPIYSSEGAKCIGLKKSLVFYRGRAAKGIKTDWMMHEFRLPSPSDTVPPKKLFDKNLPANDSWAICRIFKKTTPVAQRALSHSWVSPSTSTMECDIFSQDALSTQFSPENISCTTDQYRSPIQLGCSNDLQQASSALDFSSYRPINPTASSKPSQLSISPNEDLPSNSFVFSPLEMSGPAKCSVDFASMLLNVSPAFAGETSNKPSESIDSEGPQQQFSGFSISLPQEMQRGIENDQAPRQYASVNPTSGHWGSVQSIGLHFGLPSNISDAWRPNLPWDSNSPPCPSEMFTSYSTNKGYT; encoded by the exons ATGGATGAGAAGACTGATGTTGATTACACTGATGTACTGTTGCCAGGTTTTCGGTTTCATCCGACAGATGAGGAGCTTGTGGGGTTCTACCTGAGGAGGAAGGTTCAGCAACGGCCTCTCCTTATTGAGCTGATTAAGCAAGTTGATATCTATAAATATGATCCCTGGGATCTTCCAA AAGAGCTGGCGACTACGGGGGAAAAAGAGTGGTATTTCTACTGCCAGAGGGACCGAAAATACAGAAACAGTGCACGGCCAAACCGAGTCACAAGAGCTGGGTTTTGGAAGGCCACTGGTACTGACAGACCTATCTACTCCTCTGAAGGTGCTAAGTGCATCGGCCTGAAGAAGTCCCTTGTGTTCTACAGAGGCAGGGCTGCCAAAGGGATCAAAACTGATTGGATGATGCATGAGTTCCGACTTCCCTCTCCATCAGACACAGTACCACCGAAGAAGCTCTTTGATAAAAACCTTCCAGCAAAT GATTCGTGGGCAATTTGTAGAATATTCAAAAAAACCACCCCTGTGGCACAGAGAGCTCTTTCTCACTCTTGGGTGTCTCCATCAACTTCAACCATGGAATGTGATATCTTCTCTCAGGATGCACTCTCTACCCAGTTCAGTCCAGAGAACATATCCTGCACAACTGATCAGTACAGATCACCTATCCAGCTAGGCTGCAGTAATGACTTACAACAGGCCTCCTCTGCTCTGGACTTTTCCTCCTACAGACCCATTAATCCAACAGCAAGCAGCAAGCCATCCCAACTTTCTATCAGTCCAAATGAGGACCTTCCCAGCAACAGCTTTGTGTTTTCACCACTCGAAATGTCAGGACCTGCCAAGTGCTCGGTCGACTTTGCTTCCATGCTTCTGAATGTATCTCCTGCGTTCGCTGGGGAGACCAGTAATAAGCCCTCTGAGAGCATCGACTCCGAAGGGCCACAACAGCAGTTCAGTGGCTTCTCAATCAGTTTACCACAGGAGATGCAAAGAGGCATAGAAAATGATCAAGCGCCGAGGCAATATGCAAGCGTAAACCCTACCAGTGGCCACTGGGGAAGTGTCCAGTCAATTGGATTACACTTTGGTTTGCCTTCAAATATATCTGATGCATGGAGACCTAATCTGCCATGGGATTCTAATTCTCCACCCTGTCCCAGCGAGATGTTCACTAGTTATTCCACAAACAAAGGATATACTTGA
- the LOC131159273 gene encoding protein FEZ-like isoform X2, whose amino-acid sequence MDEKTDVDYTDVLLPGFRFHPTDEELVGFYLRRKVQQRPLLIELIKQVDIYKYDPWDLPKLATTGEKEWYFYCQRDRKYRNSARPNRVTRAGFWKATGTDRPIYSSEGAKCIGLKKSLVFYRGRAAKGIKTDWMMHEFRLPSPSDTVPPKKLFDKNLPANDSWAICRIFKKTTPVAQRALSHSWVSPSTSTMECDIFSQDALSTQFSPENISCTTDQYRSPIQLGCSNDLQQASSALDFSSYRPINPTASSKPSQLSISPNEDLPSNSFVFSPLEMSGPAKCSVDFASMLLNVSPAFAGETSNKPSESIDSEGPQQQFSGFSISLPQEMQRGIENDQAPRQYASVNPTSGHWGSVQSIGLHFGLPSNISDAWRPNLPWDSNSPPCPSEMFTSYSTNKGYT is encoded by the exons ATGGATGAGAAGACTGATGTTGATTACACTGATGTACTGTTGCCAGGTTTTCGGTTTCATCCGACAGATGAGGAGCTTGTGGGGTTCTACCTGAGGAGGAAGGTTCAGCAACGGCCTCTCCTTATTGAGCTGATTAAGCAAGTTGATATCTATAAATATGATCCCTGGGATCTTCCAA AGCTGGCGACTACGGGGGAAAAAGAGTGGTATTTCTACTGCCAGAGGGACCGAAAATACAGAAACAGTGCACGGCCAAACCGAGTCACAAGAGCTGGGTTTTGGAAGGCCACTGGTACTGACAGACCTATCTACTCCTCTGAAGGTGCTAAGTGCATCGGCCTGAAGAAGTCCCTTGTGTTCTACAGAGGCAGGGCTGCCAAAGGGATCAAAACTGATTGGATGATGCATGAGTTCCGACTTCCCTCTCCATCAGACACAGTACCACCGAAGAAGCTCTTTGATAAAAACCTTCCAGCAAAT GATTCGTGGGCAATTTGTAGAATATTCAAAAAAACCACCCCTGTGGCACAGAGAGCTCTTTCTCACTCTTGGGTGTCTCCATCAACTTCAACCATGGAATGTGATATCTTCTCTCAGGATGCACTCTCTACCCAGTTCAGTCCAGAGAACATATCCTGCACAACTGATCAGTACAGATCACCTATCCAGCTAGGCTGCAGTAATGACTTACAACAGGCCTCCTCTGCTCTGGACTTTTCCTCCTACAGACCCATTAATCCAACAGCAAGCAGCAAGCCATCCCAACTTTCTATCAGTCCAAATGAGGACCTTCCCAGCAACAGCTTTGTGTTTTCACCACTCGAAATGTCAGGACCTGCCAAGTGCTCGGTCGACTTTGCTTCCATGCTTCTGAATGTATCTCCTGCGTTCGCTGGGGAGACCAGTAATAAGCCCTCTGAGAGCATCGACTCCGAAGGGCCACAACAGCAGTTCAGTGGCTTCTCAATCAGTTTACCACAGGAGATGCAAAGAGGCATAGAAAATGATCAAGCGCCGAGGCAATATGCAAGCGTAAACCCTACCAGTGGCCACTGGGGAAGTGTCCAGTCAATTGGATTACACTTTGGTTTGCCTTCAAATATATCTGATGCATGGAGACCTAATCTGCCATGGGATTCTAATTCTCCACCCTGTCCCAGCGAGATGTTCACTAGTTATTCCACAAACAAAGGATATACTTGA